The genomic window GAATTATCCAGTCAAGACCTCCCTAGAGGAGGGTTCGGGAACTCAGAGCTTAGCGTCCGGATTTAGGGTTAAGCCCTCTCGCTGAATATCCCCTGCCTGAAAATCCCCTCCCTGTTGGTGAACTCAGTCTTATGGCTTCCAGAGCCTGATGCCTTGAACCTCTTGTGAAGTTGTATTCAACTCTtgaaatttaaagtaaaagtgTTGCTCAAGACTATGCATCAAGAAGTTTTAGTGGACAAGTGCTGTCCTTTAACATCGAGTGCAGTGGTTGGTCTAGTGTGGATTTTAGGATTATTGGATTTGAAGAACAGCTAAGTGAAGCACCGAGAAAACAGGCATCCCTCTGCCTTTTTTATCAGGCCTTGGATAGATTTCTTAGTGTGTACCTTAGGTGTTTCAGCTGTTGGTCCACTGCTCACGACTTAGATAAGAAAACTGGGACCTAACAGGGCTTACATTTTCTAGCTAGAGAGTGGAATCATCTGACTTCTAAGACCTGGAAGTGAAGTACAAATACTGTGGCTCCATTAATTGAAAAGCATCCTTGTTAATTAATAGCCTTTCAAAGGAACCTCAAAATGTTCAAACGTAAACATTTAGCTGGAGGCTTTGCAGAATCCGAGTCTTGCCAATTTTTATTGTTTGGACCATACATCTGACTGTCCATCGCAAGAAATGTACTTTTACTTAAGTATATTCTGTGGACGTGACTTCTAGCAACTTGATTGGAATGCAGCTTTACCTCCATGTTAGGCTCTTGCTACACCATAGTTGGAACTTGTTGTAGCACATTCTAATTTTTCAGTAGTTTGAACTTTAGAAAGTAGTTACTAagcctaaacatttttttttttttttggtttcttagcAGGAATAGTTAGATGAATGTAGTTGATAGGAAAGGGGTCTGTTGTTGCTTAATCTTGTCATGAGAGACTCCTTTAATGAGTGTATAATCCTTTGCCAGTGAGGACAACAGCATTGGTAAGATCTGTGCTTGCTTGTTTGTATCCTGTACATGGATAAAAACCACTATTGCTTTCCTTTatgaattgaattcaggactgcGCTACTGACCTCTGTGTATAACTCAGCAAGTCCTAGTATGTGAATGGATACTACTGAGTATGTTGTtttcgtttttatttttttaaacagacaaACATGGATCAGGTAATGCAGTTTGTTGAGCCAAGTCGGCAGTTTGTAAAGGACTCAATTCGGCTGGTCAAAAGATGTACCAAACCCGACAGAAAAGGTAATACTATCTTGACCATGAGAGTGAACAAAACACTAAACGTTGGCATTTTTGAAGTCTTATGTTCAGCGTCTTCTGATTAATCTTTGCAGGGGTGGAAGTCAGCTCAGTGATGGAGTGCCTGCTTAGCACATGGTTAGAAGGAGTATTGCACTGATGTCACTACCACAGCCTGTGTTTCTTTACATCCTTCTTAGCAAGACTATTTAAAGTTTTGCTTTATGATATGAGATTATTCAGGCCTTATCAGACACGTCATCTGTAAGTTATAGTTTAGTGTCTTCCATATTACCAGTGTGTAGAAAGCTTTGGCAACTTCCCTGCTCTGCCATCTAGTCTATAAAACTTTAACATGAAATTAATGGAATGGTTATTACAATCTAGAAAGTTACTCTACTTTCTTATGTCATAGCCTAATAGGTGTGGTAGGATTTGCCTACTTTAATTCATGAATTGATTGGGTTAGAATTTAAGGCAGACGATTATAATAGAGTAACATATTGTCTTAGGGTTagtgagacaccatgaccaaaggttatttggggaggaaaggttttatttggcttatgtaTCTTGAATCATAGTCCAATGAAGGAAGCCAAGGGAGGAACTGAAGCTGGACAGAAACTGACAGGCAGGAGCTGATTGCTGCTTATTTGCTTATTCCTCATGcttattcagcctgctttcttatagaacccagggccaccagtcCTGGGGTATGCCCCACCTAACAATGGGCTGGGTCCcacctcatcaatcactaattgagaaaatgtcttacaggctTGCCTGTCTATAGCTGGATCTTAGAAAGGCATTTCTCAATTGGCTTTCTTCTCTCAAAttactagcttgtgtcaagttgatataaaactaactagcacacatttactatgtaaataaaataatagatacTGGTCCTTATTCTCATGAAGCTGGGGGTCTGTCAGGGAAGGCCATCCAATCATTTCAGTACACATTTTGATGCCTGCCTTGGTGGAGGTATGAAGGGAGATAATGAGGAGACCTGGTAGTGCATACCAGGAGAACTAGGTGAGGTGGTCAGAGGATGTGTCCTTAGGACATAGAAGAGGACTGAAGTGTACCGGAGTCAAAATCTTTTTGTAAAACTGCTCCCCTTAATGAGAATTTTCAGTCCTTTTACTTCACTGTGGTATTAAAGACAATTAGTTGTCTATAGTATTTCCAAAAGCTATAGTTTTACTTTAATATTCAATGTTAcagtttaaaaaatgttatacTACAAAACACTACTTAGGTTGGCCTcaatcctttttttctttttctttttgtatttttgtcaCTGAGAATAATAAATACTTTTGGTGTTTATTGATGAACTCAGGACCATAGCATTTTCATTTCTGGTCCCTTTACATATCAATGAAGTATGGGATTTAAAAGCCTGTAAATCAACATTTATATTATTAGAACTCcaactttctttgtttttaaaatgatgtgtCTACTAATCTGTATGctggtatttttattaatattactaaTAGTTCTTCTTCATACTTTCTGTGACTGAAAAAAGCTAATTATAAACTTTGTGTTTTAAATTCAGAATTCCAGAAGATTGCCATGGCCACAGCGATAGGATTTGCTATCATGGGATTCATTGGCTTCTTTGTGAAACTGATCCATATCCCTATTAACAACATTATTGTGTAAGTCACTTTATAAAATAGACTATCTAGCAATCCATAGCTTTATTAATAACATTATGTAAATCACTATAAGATAGACTTATAGCATTCTATATCTTTATTAATAACATTATTGTGCAAATCACTTTATAAAATAGACATAGCATTCAAGTGACTGCAAATGAAACCATTTCAGTTAGAGATTAATTCGTTTTATTAATGTACAGACATGACCCAAGATATTTTAGTGATGATGTACTGCTGTTGTGTATCTATTAATACCTTAAAAGGGCTTCTGTATCTAATACCATCTTTATAGCAACTATGTAAGCTTTTTAGTCTTAAAATAAGTTAAAGCCACAGTATATCACTGTCAGCTACTCAGTGACAGACCAGATTCATAACAAGTCCTGTGCTTCTTGTATCTTGTTGATCCTTGTAAGGTGCAGAGAACCCATACTTCATCTGAACATCACTATTTTGGTAGAAATTTGACAAAGAAGATTGActacatcttttttttgttgttgttgtttagtaaCCAACAAAGCCTTGGGTAATTTAATTAACCACTGTTAGAAGACAGTAGTTCTTATTTGGATTATGTTATAGATTAACAACTTAGAAGTGAGCTGCCTACagtggatactgggaactgaatctctGTCCTTGGGATGCTCCTAacaactgagccagctctctagttTCTTCTGTAGTCTATGATTTTGTAGTCATGTGTCAagtctcctctcccattttgaaCTAATAATGCTGACTTTATGGTTGGTAAAGTTCAAATCTACTTAGAAAACTTTTTAATTATTAGTCTCTTCAGTATTAGATATTAATACTGGTAGAATTATTTTTTGCATGGTATGTGGCTAAATCCATATTATAGATGTGTTTAAACAAAAGTAACACACAGTGATATTTTGGAATAATAAAGAGTTGTTGAGTTAAGATGGGCATGCTTGCTATGTGCCTAAGACTCTCCAGCTTTTGGATAGAGAGTCAGGAGCAGGAAGATTGCTGCAAGTGCAAGGTCAGCATGAGACCATCCATCAAAACAAACTGAACAGCAGGAAAGCTGATGAACCAGTCATTACATCTTTTCTGTCTATTGAGAACTCTCATTTGTGTTACTAATGAGAAGTGCCAGCTTTGGAATTGTGGAGTCTTGGAGAGATTTCTGAAGTAGAAACCTGAATCTCACCAGTTGCCGTCCCAGTGGGAAAGAAGTGCAGTAGCTCTTCAAGTTGGTGTTTGGGCTTTTCTTGCCTCAAAGCCCAACCTCAGCCAGGCAGCATCCTTTTTATAAAGGGTTTGCCCTCCAACAAAAAGTCTtaggtttcttttctggtctttctctctctcattctttctttctttttcttttttggatgttCTATTTTTTCCCCAAGCATTCAGTTACTTGGCAgatactttttatcttttttgacaGACTTCAATGTACTTGAGTCGTACTTTGATGTGTGTGTCTGCCACCTTAAGATTGTGACTTTGGAGGCGGGCCTGTTACTTATCTGCCTGTAtactttgtgtttttctgtttttgccaCTCCTTccccaaaatgttttatttctaaatgatattcatttaaaaataaacattttccacTACAAGCAATCAAATtctaataatacaaaataatgatttttttttcttgttgacaCTGACTATTCTGTTTTATAAGAAAACCAACTAGTAAATACTGTATTTCAGGTGTTCTGCTGTAGTCTTTGGGGTACTGTAACAGTACCCAAGACTAATTTAGAGataatagaaatgtatttttcattgttttagaaactgaaatGCAAGTTCATATAGTGCATTCCCTATCTGGTGAGGTTCTGATCTTGatacgcgtacacacacacacacacacacacagagagagagagagagagagagagagagagagagagagagagattgagagagattgAGAGTGATTGGTATTTATCTAGGTGTTTAGAACACTAGATAAACATTGGTTGAATTAACTAAATGACTTGCATTCTCTATCCTTTCTAATAAAGATGTAAATGATGATACTAGCCTGCCTTTGCTCAGACTTTATCCTGTTAATTTTGAATGTGAATCAACTCATTTAATCCTCGGGCAGAAACTGAGccacagagagaatgaataacTTGAGTGGCTCACAGTGCTAGAGCAATGTGGGAAACATGTTTGATGCTAGCTACTTGGAAAATGTTTCTTGTAGTTAAAATcctattttgttgttttacaatTTATCTACCATTTAATACtaattttttcccccaaagttgAAGCCAAATAAAACAggattttgttggtggtggggcTACAGAAAACACGCTTTCCACATCACAACACAGTAA from Arvicanthis niloticus isolate mArvNil1 chromosome 7, mArvNil1.pat.X, whole genome shotgun sequence includes these protein-coding regions:
- the Sec61g gene encoding LOW QUALITY PROTEIN: protein transport protein Sec61 subunit gamma (The sequence of the model RefSeq protein was modified relative to this genomic sequence to represent the inferred CDS: deleted 2 bases in 1 codon; substituted 1 base at 1 genomic stop codon), with translation MGGLXLAGFRFLWAQFFSKLRVSTRSNRHPTNMDQVMQFVEPSRQFVKDSIRLVKRCTKPDRKEFQKIAMATAIGFAIMGFIGFFVKLIHIPINNIIVGG